From the genome of Blautia pseudococcoides, one region includes:
- a CDS encoding LytR/AlgR family response regulator transcription factor — protein sequence MVKIGICDDEPQMIKLLSQTLEQVLQLQGIEYEIWEYASGEELTAGIACLDIDILFLDIEMRILDGIETAKRLRKKGMKGINALLHPAQKRRTFLSYSHIYIRRFHSKYGY from the coding sequence ATGGTTAAAATAGGGATCTGTGATGATGAGCCGCAGATGATAAAACTTCTCAGTCAAACACTGGAACAGGTTCTACAGCTTCAGGGCATAGAATATGAGATATGGGAATATGCATCCGGTGAAGAACTCACTGCAGGAATCGCCTGCCTGGACATAGATATCCTTTTTTTAGATATAGAAATGAGGATCCTGGATGGCATAGAGACAGCCAAACGGCTGCGAAAAAAGGGCATGAAGGGTATCAATGCTCTGCTGCATCCTGCCCAAAAAAGAAGGACGTTTCTTTCATACTCTCATATTTATATCCGGCGTTTTCATTCCAAGTATGGTTATTGA
- a CDS encoding ATP-binding protein yields MVIDPNDMFNVTLAFIWLLLLMLLCFKGSVISKLSVTAVIYPLIIALNFLISELSLSIWLAGGKTFVLDMSVSLADGFIHILFWYMIYRTFVSKVRQASRLYSQNTWLLLGIICLASLVSITVCIYYTPEETYKIWPCAVACMVTNIGSLYLAGYFVNAIQHETEQSSLKLQRVYYEELERNQAEIRRFRHDMNHHLMIIRDLFDQGDKDAAHAYFRELESQIAPQNRCFCKNSVLNAVLNSKYNKAKDCSIDCFFRIDLPEFTTIDQVSLCSIFANTLDNAIEASLKIPEPEKRKLSLKARIAENGFFSYEIKNAKINAVTIEKGKYISDKKNKSEHGLGLTSLQRTVEKYNGTISISYDETSFTVVILIGYAL; encoded by the coding sequence ATGGTTATTGACCCCAACGACATGTTTAATGTGACTCTGGCTTTCATCTGGCTGCTGCTGTTAATGCTCCTGTGTTTTAAAGGCTCCGTGATTTCCAAACTCTCCGTGACAGCAGTTATCTATCCCCTGATCATTGCCCTGAATTTTCTCATATCAGAACTTTCATTAAGTATCTGGCTTGCAGGCGGAAAAACCTTCGTTCTGGATATGAGTGTCAGTTTAGCAGACGGCTTTATCCATATTCTCTTCTGGTATATGATCTACAGGACATTTGTCAGCAAAGTCCGCCAGGCCAGCAGACTGTACAGCCAAAACACTTGGCTTCTCCTGGGGATCATCTGCCTTGCCTCCCTTGTCAGTATTACGGTGTGTATCTATTACACCCCTGAGGAGACTTACAAAATATGGCCCTGTGCAGTGGCCTGTATGGTGACCAATATTGGCAGCCTCTATCTCGCGGGATACTTTGTAAACGCCATCCAGCATGAGACGGAGCAGAGCAGCTTAAAACTCCAGCGCGTATATTATGAAGAGCTGGAGCGGAACCAGGCAGAAATACGCAGGTTCCGTCACGATATGAATCATCATCTGATGATCATAAGGGACTTATTTGACCAGGGCGATAAGGACGCCGCACATGCATACTTCCGGGAATTAGAATCCCAGATAGCCCCTCAAAACCGGTGCTTCTGCAAAAACAGTGTCTTAAACGCCGTGTTAAATTCCAAATACAACAAGGCAAAGGACTGCAGCATTGACTGCTTTTTCCGCATTGATCTGCCGGAATTCACCACCATTGACCAGGTTAGCCTGTGCTCCATATTTGCCAACACTCTGGACAACGCCATTGAAGCCTCCCTCAAAATACCGGAACCGGAAAAGCGGAAGCTTTCCCTCAAAGCCAGAATTGCAGAAAACGGATTTTTTAGTTATGAGATTAAGAATGCAAAGATAAATGCAGTCACAATAGAAAAAGGAAAATACATTTCAGATAAGAAAAACAAGTCAGAACACGGCCTTGGCCTCACCAGTCTGCAGAGAACCGTTGAAAAATATAACGGAACAATCAGTATCTCTTATGACGAAACATCCTTCACAGTAGTCATCCTGATTGGATATGCCCTGTAG
- a CDS encoding endonuclease MutS2 — protein MSNKSLETIGYYNILEKLKQCTSTEKAGERILGMRPILSEADLRKQLRDTTQARAMLELSGTPPIPAMEHVEEYLQKAVQGNMLMPEQIEEMGMFLIAVRRLKSYLQRGEEGRISLAFYNRNLIFPEELQEEIERCIRNGRVDDYASAYLKDVRKQIQFLEEKVSERAERALRTNKQYLNDSFVVTRNGRFCIPVKKECRSMVPGTVVEQSSTGSTLFMEPEAVANLREELEIYKIEEDAEERKILYTLTNMTAERETELLEDIRVIEKLDFMFAKGKLSLEMDGTEPKINLEQYMELKGARHPMLERESCVPLDFQIGRGIRGVIITGPNTGGKTVAIKTVALMSAMACSGLHVPCSEADICMQNQILCDIGDGQNISDNLSTFSAHIKNVLDILRRVRPDSLVIMDELGSGTDPQEGMGIAISILEELRKSGALFLVTTHYPEVKEYADRYEDVQNARMEFDRDSLKPLYRLRVGEAGESCALYIAKRLGFPDKMLVSAAREAYGEKSESLIRSMKLQGGSRKLERIHAPRIEKAAVIKDTMDTVRKFTRGDSVTILPDEKIGIVVKPADKNGNVLVQLRNEKILLSHKRLKLKVAAAELYPEDYDFSIIFDTVEVRKARHRMGKHHMEGLEIEVEE, from the coding sequence ATGAGTAATAAATCGTTAGAAACAATCGGATATTATAATATATTAGAAAAATTGAAACAATGTACTTCCACAGAAAAGGCGGGAGAGAGAATTTTGGGAATGCGGCCGATCCTGTCAGAGGCAGATTTGAGAAAGCAGCTTCGCGATACGACCCAGGCCAGAGCTATGTTGGAATTGTCAGGGACTCCCCCCATTCCAGCTATGGAACATGTGGAGGAGTACCTGCAGAAGGCAGTACAGGGTAATATGCTTATGCCGGAGCAGATTGAGGAGATGGGCATGTTCTTGATCGCTGTGCGGCGGCTGAAATCCTATTTGCAGAGAGGGGAGGAGGGGCGGATCAGCCTTGCTTTCTATAACCGGAATCTGATTTTTCCGGAGGAACTGCAGGAGGAAATAGAGCGCTGCATCAGAAACGGAAGAGTAGATGACTATGCTTCCGCTTATTTAAAAGACGTCAGGAAACAGATCCAGTTTCTGGAGGAGAAAGTAAGTGAAAGAGCAGAGCGGGCTTTGAGAACGAACAAACAGTATTTGAATGATTCCTTTGTAGTCACCAGAAACGGGAGATTTTGTATCCCCGTGAAAAAAGAATGCAGATCCATGGTCCCGGGCACTGTGGTGGAACAGTCATCCACGGGCTCCACGCTGTTCATGGAGCCTGAGGCTGTGGCCAACCTCAGGGAGGAATTGGAAATATACAAAATAGAGGAGGATGCTGAGGAGCGTAAAATACTATACACCCTCACCAATATGACGGCTGAGAGGGAGACAGAGCTGCTGGAGGATATCCGGGTCATTGAAAAGCTGGACTTTATGTTTGCCAAGGGGAAGCTGAGTCTGGAGATGGATGGGACTGAGCCAAAGATCAACCTGGAACAATACATGGAGCTGAAAGGCGCCAGACACCCAATGCTGGAAAGGGAGAGTTGTGTGCCTCTGGATTTTCAGATTGGCAGAGGGATCCGGGGAGTTATCATCACTGGTCCTAACACAGGAGGTAAAACCGTTGCCATCAAAACCGTGGCACTTATGAGTGCTATGGCGTGTTCTGGCCTGCATGTGCCCTGTAGTGAGGCAGATATTTGTATGCAGAACCAGATTCTATGCGATATCGGTGACGGGCAGAATATTTCAGATAATCTGTCAACGTTTTCCGCCCATATTAAGAACGTGCTGGATATTCTGAGGCGGGTAAGACCGGACAGCCTTGTGATCATGGATGAGCTGGGTTCCGGTACGGACCCCCAGGAGGGAATGGGGATTGCCATTTCCATATTGGAGGAGCTGCGAAAAAGCGGTGCCCTTTTCCTGGTCACTACCCACTATCCGGAAGTGAAGGAGTATGCGGACAGGTATGAGGATGTACAAAATGCCAGGATGGAGTTTGACCGGGACAGTCTGAAGCCTCTGTACCGGCTGAGAGTGGGAGAGGCGGGGGAGAGCTGTGCCCTGTACATTGCCAAACGACTGGGATTTCCGGATAAAATGCTGGTGTCGGCAGCCAGGGAAGCATATGGAGAAAAGAGTGAATCCCTGATCCGCAGCATGAAACTGCAGGGAGGAAGCAGGAAGCTGGAGAGAATACATGCACCTCGTATTGAAAAGGCGGCCGTCATCAAGGATACCATGGATACAGTGCGGAAATTCACAAGAGGGGACAGTGTGACCATACTGCCGGATGAAAAAATCGGTATTGTGGTCAAACCTGCAGATAAGAATGGAAATGTATTGGTACAGCTCAGAAATGAGAAGATCCTCCTCAGCCATAAACGGCTGAAACTAAAGGTGGCCGCTGCTGAACTTTACCCGGAAGATTATGATTTCTCCATCATTTTTGACACCGTGGAGGTCAGAAAGGCACGGCACCGTATGGGAAAACATCACATGGAGGGCCTGGAGATAGAAGTGGAGGAATAA
- a CDS encoding FmdE family protein, giving the protein MRDKIWEKCVEFHGHACGGLTIGYKAALYAVELLDLKTGDGCCVSEDEQLVCISENDACGVDAIQVILGCSVGKGNLLFHMCGKQAFSFYNRSTGKSVRLVLKPRPEGLSKGESFRYYQACSPKEMFDVKETRIPLPEKARIFKSISCSRCGETASENMMRLQGEEILCRDCFHDYNRFQV; this is encoded by the coding sequence ATGAGAGATAAAATTTGGGAAAAGTGTGTGGAATTCCATGGCCATGCGTGCGGTGGACTGACCATTGGCTATAAGGCAGCACTTTATGCTGTTGAACTTTTAGATTTAAAGACAGGAGACGGATGCTGTGTCTCAGAAGATGAACAGCTTGTATGCATTTCAGAAAATGATGCCTGCGGCGTGGACGCCATTCAGGTGATATTGGGCTGCAGTGTGGGAAAGGGCAATCTGCTCTTCCACATGTGTGGAAAACAGGCTTTTTCGTTCTATAACAGAAGCACAGGCAAATCCGTGCGGCTGGTGCTGAAGCCCCGTCCTGAGGGGCTCAGCAAAGGGGAATCGTTCCGGTATTATCAGGCCTGCAGTCCGAAGGAGATGTTCGATGTAAAGGAGACAAGGATTCCTTTGCCTGAGAAAGCCAGGATCTTTAAATCCATTTCCTGCTCCCGCTGTGGGGAGACTGCATCGGAAAATATGATGCGCCTTCAGGGAGAAGAAATTCTATGCAGGGATTGTTTTCATGATTACAACAGATTTCAGGTTTGA